The Halorhodospira halophila SL1 genomic sequence CGGAAGACACCGCCGGCGGCGTTGCCGTAGAGGGCGGAGGCCGGCCCGCGGATGACCTCCAGCTGCTCCACAAAGGCCGGGTCCAGGGCGTCGAGCTGGCTCTGGCCGTCGGCCACGGTGTACGGCACGTCGTCGACCAAGGCCCGTATGCCGCGCACCCCAAAGGGTGAGCGGGCCCCGAACCCGCGCACCGACAGGCGCAGGTCCTGGGCGGCGTTGTAGCGGTTCTGCGTATGCACGCCGGGGACCCGATCGAGGCCCTGATCCAGGGAGAGGCGCCGGCCGCTGGCGTAGGCCTCGCGGCCGACGACGGAGACGGCCGCCGGGTAGTCGTCGGGGTCCACGTCGAGCCGCGGCACGGTGGCGACCACCGGCGGCAGCGCCGCCTCCGCGCCGAGCGCCGGACCGGTGGGACCGAGGGCCAGCGATAACCCCACCCACAGTCCCCCGAGAAAGGCGCCAGGCCCGCGTGCTACATTCGACCCTGATCTGCGCCGCGCACCAGGACCACCGATGATTCGCCGGCTCACCCCAATCACGCCTGCCCCGCTGCCCATGCTCACCACCCCGATGCTGCTCTTCGCCCTGGCCACCCCCGCCTACGGCGCGGAGACCGCACCGGCGGAGTTCGAGCCGCCGCCCCTCAGCACCCGTACGCTGCCGGAAGGGGAGCGTGAGGTCATCAGCGACGGACAGGATCGCACGGCGCTGGCGGTCAGCGTCTACCTGCGGGGGGCTGCAGTGTTCCGCGAGACCCGGGAGATCGGGCTCCCCGACGGGCCGGCGCGGCTCGTCCTGGCGGACGTGCCGGAACATCTCGATGCCGGTACGGTGAGCCTCGATTCCGAACACCGTCCGCAGGTCACCGCCGCCTCGTTCACCCCCGGCGACCTCGACCAGGACGCCCTCCTCCGCCACCACCTCGGCAGCGAGATCCGCTACCGTGCCCACCCCCAGGGGGACTGGGAACGCGCCCGGTTGCTCGCCTTTGATGCGGACGAGGCCATCGTCGCCACCGAGGCGGCGGTCCACCCGCTGCCCCGGGACGGCGACACGCGTTTTGCCTTCCCGGAGAGGCCGGGCCACCTCTACGGCTCCCCCACCCTGGAGCTGACCGTGGACAGCGAGAGCGGCGGTACCCACCCCGCCACTCTGGCCTACCGTAGCGACGGACTCACCTGGCGTGCCGAATACCAGCTCCACGCCGCCGAAGACGAGCCGGCACGCCTGGACGGCTACGCCCGCGTGGACAACGGCACCGGCCTCGACCTGCGCCAGGCCAAACTGACCTTCATCGGCGCCAGCCTCGACGACGACGCCATGCGCACCCTGGCCCAGGCCGAGTCGGTTACGGCCGACCGAGTGGGCGGCCTGCCCCGCTTCCAGACCGCCGAGCGCTACGACCTGCTGGCCGGCCGCAGCCACCGCATCCACCTGTTCCGTGAAACGCCCGAGGCCTTCAACCGCCACCACCGGCTGCGCGGCGACGCCGGCGCCGAGCCGGACCGCCCGCAGCAGTCGGCGGCCCGGCGCGTGGCCGGCTGGCAGGCGGGCACCGACCTGCCCCCCGGTCGGGTCACCCTGCTCACCGGGCCACCCGGGGCGACCGAGCCGGTCGGCGAAGGGCGGATTCAAGGGACCGCCGCCGGGGACGAGGTCGAGGTGGATCTGGGACCCGCCTTCACCGTGACCGGCGAGCGCACCCTGCAGGAGCGCCGTAGGCTCGAAGAGGCCGAGGGCTTCGAGGCCGCCTGGCGAATCCGCGTGCGCAACCGCGGCGAGACCGCCACCCGGGTCGAGCTCGAAGAGCGTCTGCCCGGGGACTGGGAGCTGCTTGAGACCAGCCACGAGCCGACACGCACCGAGGGCCGCTGGGCGCTCTGGGATCTGGCGCTGGAGGCCGACGACGAGGCGACCCTGGAATACCGGGTGCGCGTGGAGCGAGAGGAATGACCGAAGACCCTGTTGCCCTGGATGGCCTTCGCTATGCGGACCTGCAACACCGCGCCGGCCTGCTGGAGCTCGACCGTCGCTTCCTGGAGCGCCTGGAGGCCGCAGCCCCGGAGCTGGCGGCGAAGCTCCGGACCCGGCGCGACCCCGCCGCCGGCCCGACGCTGAGCAACCGTCACCTGGGGGAGTGGCTGATCGCCACGGCACCCTATCTGGAGGCGTTCCTCGCCGAGGCCTTCGACATCCAGGAGCCGCTGCAGGACGTCCGCGACGCCCTCACCCGGGACGCCGAGGTCATGGCCTTCCGTCGGGATTGGATCCAGAAGCGCGCTCGCCGACGCCAGATCCCCGACTACACCTCGTTTACCGAGCTCGACACCTGGCTGGATGAGGCCCTGGAGGCCCGGGGGCTCAACCGCCGAGACCGGGAGCTGGCCGTCGCCCGACTGGCCGGGCAGTACGCCGCCGAGACCGACACCGAGGTCGAGCGGGAGCGCCTGCTGGACTGGTGTGCCGCTGCCCTGCACACCGCGCCGGGGCAGGCGGCCGTTGCCGGGTGGGCGGCCTTTCGGCTTCCGCAGCGCGTGGACCACGCCCATCTGGTCGAACTGGAGTCCGAGGCGACGGGGCCACGGGGCCAGCCCGTCCGCTTCCACGCTCCCCGTGCCCGCTGGCGCAACCGGGATGGCTTCGAGCTCACCGATGCCCGCGCCCCGCAACGCCAGGTCAGCGCCGAAGCCCACTACTGCATCTACTGCCACGACCACGAGGGCGACTTCTGCTCCCGCGGCTTCCCGGAGAAGAAGGGCGATCCGGAACTCGGCTACAAGGCGGACCCGCTGGGGGTTCAGCTCACCGGATGCCCGCTGGAGGAGCGGATCTCGGAGATGAACCGCCTCTACCGGGACGGCCACCCGCTCGCCGCACTCGCCGTGGCGATGGTGGACAACCCCATGGTCCCGGCCACCGGCCACCGGATCTGCAACGACTGCATGAAGGCCTGCATCTATCAGAAGCAGGACCCGGTGGACATCCCGCAGATCGAGACTCGCACCCTTACCGACGTGCTCGGGCTGCCCTATGGCGTCGAGCTCTACCATCTGCTGGCGCGCTGGAACCCCTTGCGCGCCGATCAGTACCTGCCCGCCGAGGAGAACGGCCGCCGGGTGCTCATCGCCGGCCAGGGGCCCGCCGGCTTCACCATGGCCCATCACCTGACCATGGCCGGCTGCACTGTGGTGGCCGTCGATGGGCTAAAGATCGAACCGCTGCCCCGGGAGTGGCTCGACGGACCCATCCGCGACTGGTCGCGGGTCTGGGAACCGCTGGAGACCCGGACCCTCTACGGTTTCGGTGGGGTCGCCGAGTACGGGATCACCAACCGCTGGGACAAGAACTTCCTCAAGCTCATCTACCTCACCCTGGCCCGGCGGGAGCGCTACGCGGTCCACGGCGGCGTTCGCCTGGGCGGCACCCTCACCCTGGAGGATGCCTGGGCGCTGGGCTTCGACCACGTCTGCATGGCCACCGGGGCCGGCTACCCGCGGGTGCTGGACGTCGGCAACAGCCTGGCCCGGGGCATGCGCCAGGCCAACGACTTCCTCATGGCCCTGCAGTTAACCGGCGCGGGGAAAAGCGAGAGCATCGCCAACCTGCAGGTGCGCATGCCGGCGGTGGTCATTGGCGGCGGACTGACCGCCGTCGATACCGCCACCGAGGTCCAGGCCCACTACATTGCCCAGGTCGAAAAGGTCCTCGATCACTACGAGGCACTGGACGCTGAAGGCACCGGGTTCGGGACCGAGCTCGGGGCCGAGGACCAGGCCATCCTCGATGAGTTCCTGGCCCACGGCCGCGCCGTCCGCGCCGAACGCGAGCGGGCCCGGGCCGCCGGCGAGGCGCCGCAGTTCGCGCCACTGCTTCAGGCCTGGGGCGGGGTGACCATCGCCTACCGCAAGGGCCTCACCGCCTCGCCGGCCTACGTGCGCAACCACGAGGAGCTGAGCCGGGCCCTGGAGGAGGGCATCCTCTACGCCGAAGGACTGGAACCCCTGCACGTCCGACTCGACGAACACGAGCACGTGCAGTCGGTGGTCTTTCGGCGCATGCGCCACGACGGCGGCCGCTGGTACGCCACCGGGCGGGAGACCGAGCTGACTGCCCGCTCGATCTTCGTCGCCGCGGGCACCGTGCCCAACACCATCTACGCCCATGAGTACCCAGGCAGCCTGCAACTGCAGGGCATCCACTACCGACCCTACGGCTATCGGCGCAAGGGGCTGCAGCCCATCGCCGCCGGCGAACACTGCAAGGCTCCGGAGGTCGGCCCGTTCACCTCCTATCAGTCGGCCGGGCGTACCGTCTCGTTCATCGGCGACACACACCCCACCTTCGCCGGCAGCGTGGTACAAGCCATCGCCTCCGCGCGGCGCAGCTACCCCCAAGTCCTGGCTGCCCTAGGCGGGCTGCCCATGCAGCCCGGGCGCAAGGCGCGCGCCTTCCTGGACAACCTGGCGGCGCGGCTGACCCCGCGGGTGGTCTCGGTGGAGCAGCCGAGCCCGGCCGTGGCCGAGATCTGGGTGCGCGCCCCACTGGCCGCGGCGCGTTTCCGCCCCGGACAGTTCTTCCGCCTGCAGACCC encodes the following:
- a CDS encoding DUF4139 domain-containing protein — encoded protein: MIRRLTPITPAPLPMLTTPMLLFALATPAYGAETAPAEFEPPPLSTRTLPEGEREVISDGQDRTALAVSVYLRGAAVFRETREIGLPDGPARLVLADVPEHLDAGTVSLDSEHRPQVTAASFTPGDLDQDALLRHHLGSEIRYRAHPQGDWERARLLAFDADEAIVATEAAVHPLPRDGDTRFAFPERPGHLYGSPTLELTVDSESGGTHPATLAYRSDGLTWRAEYQLHAAEDEPARLDGYARVDNGTGLDLRQAKLTFIGASLDDDAMRTLAQAESVTADRVGGLPRFQTAERYDLLAGRSHRIHLFRETPEAFNRHHRLRGDAGAEPDRPQQSAARRVAGWQAGTDLPPGRVTLLTGPPGATEPVGEGRIQGTAAGDEVEVDLGPAFTVTGERTLQERRRLEEAEGFEAAWRIRVRNRGETATRVELEERLPGDWELLETSHEPTRTEGRWALWDLALEADDEATLEYRVRVEREE
- a CDS encoding FAD-dependent oxidoreductase — protein: MTEDPVALDGLRYADLQHRAGLLELDRRFLERLEAAAPELAAKLRTRRDPAAGPTLSNRHLGEWLIATAPYLEAFLAEAFDIQEPLQDVRDALTRDAEVMAFRRDWIQKRARRRQIPDYTSFTELDTWLDEALEARGLNRRDRELAVARLAGQYAAETDTEVERERLLDWCAAALHTAPGQAAVAGWAAFRLPQRVDHAHLVELESEATGPRGQPVRFHAPRARWRNRDGFELTDARAPQRQVSAEAHYCIYCHDHEGDFCSRGFPEKKGDPELGYKADPLGVQLTGCPLEERISEMNRLYRDGHPLAALAVAMVDNPMVPATGHRICNDCMKACIYQKQDPVDIPQIETRTLTDVLGLPYGVELYHLLARWNPLRADQYLPAEENGRRVLIAGQGPAGFTMAHHLTMAGCTVVAVDGLKIEPLPREWLDGPIRDWSRVWEPLETRTLYGFGGVAEYGITNRWDKNFLKLIYLTLARRERYAVHGGVRLGGTLTLEDAWALGFDHVCMATGAGYPRVLDVGNSLARGMRQANDFLMALQLTGAGKSESIANLQVRMPAVVIGGGLTAVDTATEVQAHYIAQVEKVLDHYEALDAEGTGFGTELGAEDQAILDEFLAHGRAVRAERERARAAGEAPQFAPLLQAWGGVTIAYRKGLTASPAYVRNHEELSRALEEGILYAEGLEPLHVRLDEHEHVQSVVFRRMRHDGGRWYATGRETELTARSIFVAAGTVPNTIYAHEYPGSLQLQGIHYRPYGYRRKGLQPIAAGEHCKAPEVGPFTSYQSAGRTVSFIGDTHPTFAGSVVQAIASARRSYPQVLAALGGLPMQPGRKARAFLDNLAARLTPRVVSVEQPSPAVAEIWVRAPLAAARFRPGQFFRLQTLETHSPVIEGTRLQVPLMTVSGTGIDGDCIRLMLLQWGAAPRIAAHLQPGDPLVLMGPTGAPTEIPEDRTVMVVAGRWGAAVMHDIGSALREAGNRVLYIAAFGSATEIDHPDELEAGADQIVWATAREPAFEPRRPQDTAVISADMVDLVRRYGDGEIAPDGPSLPLAAVDRILVVGGTGLLSGFQRALADGLSGYFPDHLEAVGTVGSPMQCMLKGVCAQCLQWQLDPETGERTRAVFSCAEQDQPLGWIDLGNLAARQQQNRLLDRLTAAWVERLLRRQAAD